A stretch of the Bacillus licheniformis DSM 13 = ATCC 14580 genome encodes the following:
- a CDS encoding potassium/proton antiporter yields the protein MEHINMEQFILLAALLLIIGVLTTKFSTRLGVPALVLFLIVGMIMGSDGLGIIYFNNPELAQLIGIIALVVILFEGGLQTKWSSVKAVAVPSLSLATIGVLLTTCVVAVAAKLIFNVSWMEGFLFGAIVGSTDAAAIFAVLKGQNIRDRLSSTLEAESGTNDPMAMFLTLSLIQLLTADHSSYFMLVISFFWQMGMGLLLGYLLGRFASFAINKINLDSSGLYPIFALAFALLTYSLTDVIGASGLLAVYIAALVIGNQDLTYRHSIFRFNEGFAWMMQILMFIILGLLVFPAQFLSFDIIFKGFLLSLILIFIARPVAVFLSTIKMGFNFNEKIFLSWAGLKGAVPIVLATFPMTMGLENSQLIFNVVFFVVLTSALIQGSTISVFAEKLKLNGPQKVEAPHSLELVSIGKANAEIIEFEVDDQAAITRQMLKDISFPKDALINAIIRNGDLVTPHGETKIKPGDILYILVSKKQKKELKKFLNREFD from the coding sequence TTGGAACACATTAATATGGAGCAGTTTATTTTATTAGCGGCCTTATTGCTGATTATCGGTGTACTGACAACGAAATTTTCGACTAGGCTCGGAGTGCCCGCCCTTGTATTGTTCTTGATTGTCGGGATGATCATGGGGAGCGATGGTCTCGGAATTATTTATTTTAATAATCCCGAGCTTGCCCAGCTGATTGGAATTATCGCACTTGTCGTCATCCTTTTTGAAGGCGGTTTGCAAACAAAGTGGTCTTCGGTCAAAGCGGTCGCCGTTCCTTCATTGTCGCTCGCGACGATTGGCGTTTTGCTGACCACCTGCGTGGTTGCGGTTGCCGCCAAGCTGATTTTTAATGTTTCTTGGATGGAGGGCTTTTTATTCGGAGCGATTGTCGGCTCTACAGACGCAGCCGCGATTTTCGCCGTATTGAAAGGCCAGAATATTAGAGACAGATTGAGCTCCACTCTAGAAGCAGAGTCGGGTACAAATGATCCGATGGCGATGTTTTTGACTTTATCGCTCATCCAGCTGCTGACGGCTGACCATTCATCTTATTTCATGCTTGTTATTTCATTTTTCTGGCAGATGGGAATGGGACTTTTGCTCGGATATTTACTCGGGCGGTTCGCCAGCTTTGCCATCAATAAAATCAACTTGGATTCGAGCGGACTTTATCCGATCTTCGCTCTTGCTTTTGCGCTTCTTACCTACAGTCTTACAGATGTCATCGGGGCGAGCGGCTTACTGGCCGTCTACATTGCCGCGCTTGTCATCGGAAATCAAGATTTGACTTACCGACATTCCATTTTCAGGTTTAATGAAGGCTTTGCCTGGATGATGCAGATTTTGATGTTTATCATTCTCGGATTATTGGTTTTTCCTGCCCAATTTTTATCCTTCGATATTATTTTCAAGGGCTTCTTGCTTTCCCTGATTTTAATTTTTATCGCCCGGCCGGTTGCCGTTTTTCTGTCGACCATCAAAATGGGCTTTAATTTTAACGAAAAAATCTTCTTATCATGGGCCGGATTAAAAGGGGCAGTCCCGATCGTTCTTGCAACATTTCCGATGACGATGGGGCTTGAAAACAGCCAATTGATCTTTAATGTCGTATTCTTCGTCGTTTTAACATCGGCTTTGATCCAAGGGTCAACCATATCGGTCTTCGCAGAAAAATTGAAATTGAACGGACCGCAGAAAGTAGAAGCGCCGCATTCGCTGGAGCTTGTTTCCATCGGCAAGGCGAACGCCGAAATTATCGAATTTGAAGTCGATGACCAAGCAGCCATTACCAGGCAGATGCTGAAAGACATCAGCTTTCCAAAAGATGCCCTGATCAATGCGATCATCCGAAATGGGGATTTGGTCACGCCGCATGGAGAAACGAAAATTAAACCAGGCGATATTTTATATATCCTCGTATCGAAAAAACAAAAGAAGGAACTGAAAAAATTTTTAAACAGAGAATTTGATTAA
- a CDS encoding MFS transporter: protein MKNSKIQTFKHQKKAFWWLSFVAFFSVMNETVFNVALPDIKNQFGVSPAAANWVNTSFIISFAAGSVVYSRLSDMYGVRKLFVAGLLIYGGGSFMGLLAQAYFPAVIFARFVQGSGASAVPALILVIITRYVRPEGRGKAFGIVGSLVAMGEGIGPAIGGMIDCTLYSLVVSVYSADGSADGDSFLL from the coding sequence TTGAAAAACAGTAAAATACAAACCTTTAAACATCAAAAGAAGGCATTTTGGTGGCTTAGCTTTGTCGCTTTCTTCAGCGTGATGAACGAAACCGTATTTAATGTTGCATTGCCGGACATAAAAAATCAATTCGGCGTGTCGCCTGCGGCGGCAAATTGGGTGAATACGAGTTTCATCATTTCCTTTGCTGCCGGTTCAGTTGTTTACAGCAGGCTTTCTGATATGTACGGCGTCAGGAAGCTGTTTGTGGCCGGACTGCTCATCTATGGCGGAGGCTCATTTATGGGTTTGTTGGCTCAAGCTTATTTCCCGGCTGTGATCTTTGCGCGCTTTGTTCAAGGATCCGGGGCTTCCGCTGTACCCGCGCTTATCCTGGTCATCATCACGCGCTATGTCCGTCCGGAGGGCCGGGGCAAAGCATTCGGCATTGTCGGATCACTGGTGGCAATGGGCGAGGGAATAGGTCCGGCCATCGGCGGAATGATTGATTGTACATTATATTCATTGGTCGTTTCTGTTTATTCTGCCGATGGCAGTGCTGATGGCGATTCCTTTCTTCTTTAG
- a CDS encoding YbjQ family protein: MIIVTTDTIANQNIVEVKGLVTSSIVQSRNIGKDILSGLKSVIGGELKNYTQMLEDSKKAVRERLVNQAEELGANAIVGLRFELSAGQGTSELIGYGTAVVIG, translated from the coding sequence ATGATCATCGTCACAACAGATACAATCGCAAATCAAAACATTGTCGAAGTCAAAGGGCTTGTCACAAGCAGCATCGTTCAGTCGCGGAATATCGGAAAAGATATTCTGTCAGGGTTGAAGTCAGTCATTGGCGGAGAATTAAAAAATTACACCCAAATGCTTGAGGATTCGAAAAAAGCTGTGAGGGAACGGCTCGTGAATCAAGCTGAAGAGCTTGGAGCAAACGCGATCGTCGGTCTAAGGTTCGAACTGTCTGCAGGCCAGGGAACCTCCGAACTCATCGGATATGGTACGGCTGTTGTAATCGGCTAG
- a CDS encoding TVP38/TMEM64 family protein codes for MIRKLFTIIIMASIIAVGFVCKDSWLDVIRDGGVYSVLFSMLLVAACVFFPIVPFALIAGLNGALFGIANGVLITLTGSMLGTMLLFFLSRYGFRDMARRHLTKYPKMSEYEAYFNQNAFTAVLLGRLIPVIPAVVMNIVCGLSKVKWAVFFAASTLGKVPNVLVVSIAGANFSENKLLSVGVYGLYMAIIAFVIYRKYPHLTQKHKETKQTGKPS; via the coding sequence ATGATCAGAAAACTATTCACTATCATCATCATGGCAAGTATCATCGCGGTCGGATTCGTCTGCAAAGATTCCTGGCTCGACGTCATCAGGGACGGAGGCGTTTATTCGGTATTATTCAGCATGCTGCTTGTGGCGGCCTGTGTATTTTTCCCGATCGTCCCGTTTGCGCTCATTGCCGGATTAAACGGCGCCTTGTTCGGAATCGCAAACGGCGTGCTGATCACGCTGACGGGGTCTATGCTCGGCACCATGCTCTTGTTTTTCCTCTCACGTTACGGATTCAGAGACATGGCTCGCAGACACTTAACGAAATACCCGAAAATGAGCGAATATGAAGCGTATTTTAACCAAAATGCTTTTACAGCCGTACTATTGGGCAGGCTGATCCCGGTTATCCCAGCCGTTGTCATGAATATCGTCTGCGGTTTAAGCAAGGTGAAATGGGCTGTCTTTTTTGCGGCTTCGACGCTTGGAAAAGTCCCCAACGTTCTCGTCGTCTCTATCGCAGGTGCCAATTTCAGCGAAAACAAGCTGCTCTCTGTCGGCGTCTACGGCTTATATATGGCGATCATAGCGTTTGTCATCTACAGAAAGTATCCCCATCTGACTCAAAAACATAAAGAGACGAAACAGACAGGGAAGCCTTCTTGA
- a CDS encoding serine hydrolase domain-containing protein, whose translation MVYTAEHLDDYLMEQASNNHFHGSILLADSNGILLSKGYGYANCKDKVKNEPSTRYQIASLTKQFTAIAVMQLQEKGLLRTDDPVQNYLEGYPNGDSITIKHLLSHTSGIPDFLEEELLDIELERAPLDQFIRRFIDKPLEFRPGQRFNYSNSGYILLTKIIETITNEAYGDVIQQLIFDPLGMKNSGFFSSPEDISPTVGYLCLNREMIKAPIVYGYGESGLYSTVEDLYLWDRALYTEKLVSKDALKEALYSRVKKQAFAAEGPSPALIQNNSIGYGWFINHQNKYKIWHDGEIHGFISSINRYMDEKKVLIMLSNCNLSKTDEILAHLEEALLQM comes from the coding sequence TTGGTATATACAGCGGAACATCTTGATGATTATTTAATGGAACAAGCATCCAACAATCATTTTCACGGCAGCATTTTGCTGGCAGATTCAAACGGTATACTGTTATCGAAAGGATACGGTTATGCCAATTGTAAGGACAAGGTGAAGAATGAACCGTCTACACGCTACCAAATTGCCTCACTGACAAAGCAATTCACAGCTATAGCGGTCATGCAGCTGCAAGAAAAGGGGCTGCTTCGTACAGATGACCCGGTACAAAACTATTTAGAAGGCTATCCGAACGGCGACAGCATTACCATCAAACATTTATTAAGCCATACGTCCGGAATTCCTGATTTTCTAGAGGAAGAATTGCTCGATATTGAGCTGGAGCGCGCACCGTTGGACCAATTTATCAGACGTTTTATTGACAAGCCGCTTGAATTTCGGCCGGGACAAAGGTTCAATTACAGTAATTCAGGATACATACTGCTTACAAAAATCATTGAAACGATCACAAATGAAGCTTATGGAGACGTTATTCAACAATTGATCTTTGACCCTTTAGGCATGAAAAACTCCGGTTTTTTCTCTTCTCCGGAAGATATTTCGCCTACAGTCGGATATTTATGCCTGAATCGTGAAATGATCAAAGCGCCTATCGTATACGGCTACGGGGAAAGCGGGCTGTATTCAACCGTTGAAGACTTGTACTTATGGGACAGGGCGCTTTACACCGAGAAGCTTGTCTCAAAAGATGCTTTGAAAGAAGCCCTTTACAGCCGCGTCAAAAAGCAGGCTTTTGCAGCCGAAGGCCCTTCTCCGGCGCTCATTCAAAACAATTCGATCGGATACGGATGGTTTATTAATCATCAAAATAAGTATAAAATATGGCATGATGGAGAAATCCACGGTTTTATCAGCTCAATTAACCGATACATGGATGAGAAAAAAGTGCTGATTATGCTCAGCAATTGCAACCTCTCAAAAACTGACGAGATTTTGGCACACTTAGAAGAAGCTTTATTGCAAATGTAG
- the yjiC gene encoding UDP-glycosyltransferase YjiC, which produces MGHKHIAIFNIPAHGHINPTLALTASLVKRGYRVTYPVTDEFVKAVEETGAEPLNYRSTLNIDPQQIRELMKNKKDMSQAPLMFIKEMEEVLPQLEALYENDKPDLILFDFMAMAGKLLAEKFGIEAVRLCSTYAQNEHFTFRSISEEFKIELTPEQEDALKNSNLPSFNFEDMFEPAKLNIVFMPRAFQPYGETFDERFSFVGPSLAKRKFQEKETPIISDSGRPVMLISLGTAFNAWPEFYHMCIEAFRDTKWQVIMAVGTTIDPESFDDIPENFSIHQRVPQLEILKKAELFITHGGMNSTMEGLNAGVPLVAVPQMPEQEITARRVEELGLGKHLQPEDTTAASLREAVSQTDGDPHVLKRIQDMQKHIKQAGGAEKAADEIEAFLAPAGVK; this is translated from the coding sequence ATGGGACATAAACATATCGCGATTTTTAATATTCCGGCTCACGGCCATATTAATCCAACGCTAGCTTTAACGGCAAGCCTTGTCAAACGCGGTTATCGGGTAACATATCCGGTGACGGATGAGTTTGTGAAGGCTGTTGAGGAAACTGGGGCAGAGCCGCTCAACTACCGCTCAACTTTAAATATCGATCCGCAGCAAATTCGGGAGCTGATGAAAAATAAAAAAGATATGTCGCAGGCTCCGCTGATGTTTATCAAAGAAATGGAGGAGGTTCTTCCTCAGCTTGAAGCGCTCTATGAGAATGACAAGCCAGACCTTATCCTTTTTGACTTTATGGCCATGGCGGGAAAACTGCTGGCTGAGAAGTTTGGAATAGAGGCGGTCCGCCTTTGTTCTACATATGCACAGAACGAACATTTTACATTCAGATCCATTTCTGAAGAGTTTAAGATCGAGCTGACGCCTGAGCAAGAGGATGCTTTGAAAAATTCGAATCTTCCGTCATTTAACTTTGAGGATATGTTCGAGCCTGCAAAATTGAACATTGTCTTTATGCCTCGTGCTTTTCAGCCTTACGGCGAAACGTTTGATGAGCGGTTCTCTTTTGTTGGTCCTTCTCTTGCCAAACGCAAGTTTCAGGAAAAAGAAACGCCGATTATTTCGGACAGCGGCCGTCCTGTCATGCTGATATCTTTAGGGACGGCGTTCAATGCCTGGCCGGAATTTTATCATATGTGCATAGAAGCATTCAGGGACACGAAGTGGCAGGTTATCATGGCTGTTGGCACGACAATCGATCCTGAAAGCTTTGATGACATACCTGAGAACTTTTCGATTCATCAGCGCGTTCCTCAGCTGGAGATCCTGAAGAAAGCGGAGCTGTTCATCACCCATGGGGGTATGAACAGTACGATGGAAGGGTTGAATGCCGGTGTACCGCTCGTTGCCGTTCCGCAAATGCCTGAACAGGAAATCACTGCCCGCCGCGTCGAAGAGCTTGGGCTTGGCAAGCATTTGCAGCCGGAAGACACAACAGCAGCTTCACTGCGGGAAGCCGTCTCTCAGACGGATGGTGACCCGCATGTCCTGAAACGGATACAGGACATGCAAAAGCACATTAAACAAGCCGGAGGGGCCGAGAAAGCCGCAGATGAAATTGAGGCATTTTTAGCACCCGCAGGAGTAAAATAA
- a CDS encoding APC family permease translates to MSNQGNFKKTISLLDLILIGMGAIFGSAWLFAVSNVASKAGPAGSFSWIIGGVIILLIGLVYAELGAALPRTGGIIRYPVYTHGHLVGYLISFITIVAYTSLISIEVTAVRQYVAYWFPGLTIKGSESPTIIGWLLQFALLCLFFLLNYWSVKAFAKSNLIISVFKYFVPLTIIIVLIFHFKSANFAGEFAPFGFGGVQTSISTGGVMFAYLGLHPIVSVAGEVKNPQRNIPVALLICIIVSACVYTILQVVFIGAIPTDMLNDGWKAIGREFSLPFKDIAVLLGMGWLATLVVLDAILSPGGNGNIFMNTTSRLVYAWARNGTLFKIFAKVNKPTGIPRPSLWLSFALAVFWTLPFPSWDALVNVCSVALILSYAIAPVSAAALNVNAKQLKKPLQIKGMAVIAPVSFIFASYIVYWSGWNTVSWLLGSQLVMFAVYCACKKYVPQDDVSFAQQLKSSWWIVGYYVMLLILSFLGSFGNGLGLLRTPVDLILIALGSIAVFYWAKYTALPKAVIDYDEKKEETV, encoded by the coding sequence TTGTCAAATCAGGGCAATTTCAAAAAAACGATCTCTCTGCTTGACCTGATTTTGATCGGCATGGGTGCGATATTCGGATCGGCTTGGCTGTTTGCCGTCAGCAATGTCGCTTCAAAAGCCGGGCCCGCTGGAAGCTTTTCGTGGATTATCGGCGGCGTCATTATCCTTTTAATCGGCCTCGTTTATGCCGAGCTGGGAGCTGCGTTGCCGCGGACGGGCGGGATTATCCGCTATCCGGTGTATACCCACGGCCACCTTGTCGGATATTTGATTTCATTTATCACGATTGTTGCCTATACAAGCCTGATTTCGATCGAAGTGACGGCTGTCAGGCAATACGTAGCCTATTGGTTTCCCGGTTTGACGATAAAAGGTTCTGAATCGCCGACGATTATCGGCTGGCTTTTGCAGTTTGCGCTGCTTTGTTTGTTCTTTTTACTGAATTATTGGAGTGTCAAAGCGTTTGCGAAATCAAATTTAATTATTTCGGTTTTTAAGTATTTTGTTCCTTTGACAATCATCATCGTGTTGATATTCCATTTTAAATCGGCGAACTTTGCGGGAGAATTTGCGCCGTTTGGCTTTGGCGGGGTTCAGACATCCATTTCGACCGGCGGGGTGATGTTCGCATACCTCGGTCTACATCCGATCGTTTCGGTCGCCGGCGAAGTGAAAAATCCGCAGCGGAACATCCCGGTTGCTCTGCTGATTTGCATCATTGTTTCGGCTTGCGTCTATACGATACTGCAAGTGGTGTTTATCGGAGCCATACCGACTGATATGCTAAATGACGGATGGAAAGCGATCGGCAGGGAATTTTCTCTTCCGTTTAAAGATATCGCGGTGCTGCTCGGGATGGGCTGGCTTGCCACTCTTGTCGTTCTGGATGCGATTTTATCACCCGGCGGAAACGGCAATATTTTTATGAATACAACATCGCGCTTGGTTTATGCATGGGCGCGGAACGGCACATTGTTCAAAATCTTTGCCAAGGTGAATAAACCAACGGGAATTCCGCGTCCGTCGTTGTGGCTGTCGTTTGCGCTCGCCGTTTTTTGGACGCTTCCGTTTCCGTCTTGGGACGCGCTCGTCAATGTTTGCTCTGTTGCCCTGATCCTCTCCTATGCGATTGCTCCGGTTTCAGCAGCGGCGCTGAATGTGAATGCCAAGCAGCTTAAAAAGCCTCTGCAAATCAAAGGAATGGCTGTCATCGCTCCTGTCTCCTTCATATTTGCGTCGTATATCGTCTATTGGTCAGGGTGGAACACCGTGTCATGGCTGCTCGGATCACAGCTTGTGATGTTTGCTGTTTATTGCGCGTGTAAAAAATACGTTCCGCAGGACGATGTTTCGTTTGCACAGCAGCTTAAATCAAGCTGGTGGATCGTCGGATATTATGTGATGCTCCTGATTTTATCGTTTCTGGGCTCATTCGGTAACGGCCTTGGCCTATTGAGAACGCCGGTCGATTTAATCTTGATCGCGCTAGGATCGATTGCGGTATTTTACTGGGCGAAATATACGGCGCTGCCAAAGGCAGTCATTGATTATGATGAGAAAAAAGAAGAAACCGTTTAA
- a CDS encoding spore coat protein, whose amino-acid sequence MNEFIQNMTGMGAMTEQVIATDFLISAKTGVKNIATAITETSSPEVRETLKQYLNDAIDTHEQITNYMISKGYYHPANLSEQIQIDTKAAETAKDLPQL is encoded by the coding sequence ATGAACGAATTCATCCAAAACATGACAGGCATGGGCGCGATGACTGAACAAGTCATTGCCACCGATTTTTTAATCTCGGCAAAAACCGGTGTCAAAAACATTGCCACAGCTATCACGGAAACATCTTCTCCAGAAGTGCGCGAAACGCTTAAGCAGTATTTAAACGACGCGATTGACACCCATGAACAGATCACAAACTATATGATTTCCAAAGGGTATTACCATCCTGCGAATTTATCTGAACAAATTCAGATTGATACCAAAGCTGCCGAAACGGCTAAAGATCTTCCGCAACTGTAA
- a CDS encoding glycosyl hydrolase family 18 protein: MFIYTVQPGDSLFVIGAKFGISIDQIRLANGLIATNIVPGQALLIPLYTYTVQPGDSYYTIARRTFVSVEALQKANPSVTPSNMRPGIKVMIPELPKKPITALGYYTLRNPRLDQELIHNFAPYATYLAFFEYHISSDGSLSELNDSPAVQTAWRRRVPPLMTVTNLTESGFSPSLAHRVLNQPAVRNRLIDNIVQTISRKGYAGVNIDFEQILEEDRDLFSGFLRLLKERLKPSGYVLTIAVPPKTNENIAWLKGYDYGGIGAVSDLIFIMAYDWHHGTSEPGPIAPINEVRQTIQFALRHVPKEKIVLGFPLYGYNWTLPYQPGAVYPGIANQDAVQLAMKHQAPIQYDTNSESPFFRYTDEQGRRHVVWFEDARSIGKKLQLITEYGLDGGGVWQLTLSFPQGTWLLTKFFRVRKV, translated from the coding sequence TTGTTTATTTATACAGTCCAGCCGGGAGATTCACTATTTGTCATCGGCGCCAAGTTCGGAATTTCGATTGACCAGATCCGATTGGCGAATGGGTTGATCGCAACAAACATTGTCCCCGGACAGGCTCTTTTAATACCGCTTTATACATATACCGTTCAGCCGGGAGACAGTTATTACACGATTGCCCGCCGGACGTTTGTATCCGTCGAAGCATTGCAAAAAGCAAATCCGTCTGTAACCCCTTCCAATATGAGGCCGGGGATAAAAGTGATGATTCCGGAATTGCCGAAAAAACCGATCACTGCTTTAGGATATTACACACTGAGAAACCCCCGGTTAGACCAGGAATTGATTCATAATTTTGCCCCATACGCCACGTATCTGGCATTTTTTGAATACCACATTTCAAGCGACGGATCGTTAAGCGAGCTGAATGATTCACCGGCCGTACAAACGGCTTGGAGACGGCGCGTTCCTCCCCTCATGACAGTCACCAATCTAACTGAATCAGGCTTCAGTCCGTCTCTTGCGCACCGCGTATTAAATCAGCCTGCCGTAAGAAATCGCCTCATCGACAATATTGTCCAAACGATTTCCAGAAAAGGATATGCAGGCGTCAATATTGATTTCGAACAGATTTTGGAGGAAGACAGAGATTTATTTTCAGGTTTTCTCCGCCTGTTGAAAGAGCGGCTGAAGCCGTCCGGCTATGTGTTGACGATTGCCGTTCCGCCGAAAACAAATGAAAATATCGCCTGGCTGAAAGGGTATGACTATGGCGGAATCGGTGCAGTGAGCGACCTTATCTTCATCATGGCATACGACTGGCACCACGGGACAAGCGAGCCCGGCCCCATTGCTCCGATCAATGAAGTCCGGCAAACAATTCAATTTGCTCTCCGCCATGTCCCCAAAGAAAAAATCGTTCTCGGCTTTCCGCTTTACGGCTATAACTGGACCCTGCCCTATCAGCCCGGTGCCGTATACCCCGGAATCGCCAACCAAGACGCCGTTCAGCTCGCCATGAAGCACCAGGCACCGATTCAATATGATACAAATTCTGAGTCCCCTTTTTTCAGATACACCGATGAACAGGGCAGACGGCATGTCGTATGGTTTGAAGACGCACGCAGCATCGGAAAAAAACTGCAGCTGATCACCGAATACGGACTTGACGGCGGCGGCGTCTGGCAGCTCACACTCAGTTTTCCGCAAGGAACATGGCTCTTGACCAAATTCTTTCGCGTCCGAAAAGTCTGA
- a CDS encoding TetR/AcrR family transcriptional regulator, protein MGRSKEFDTALVLHKAMEVFGQFGYEGASMQELLSRLGIARQSLYNAFGTKRGLFIAALTRYLDDKNAQVIAMLESPGSVKQSVRQIFQESLNVLKDPERSKACYIINSAIEQIPRDPEVAEYFDKQTKQLETAFYKALVRAQSQGELKKGLHDLSAVARFLNQTRLSLTFQAKLTGDFDALQDLIDVSLSILD, encoded by the coding sequence TTGGGAAGGAGCAAAGAATTTGATACCGCTCTCGTCCTTCATAAAGCGATGGAGGTTTTCGGCCAATTCGGCTATGAGGGGGCGTCGATGCAGGAGCTGCTCAGCCGCCTGGGAATTGCCAGGCAAAGTCTGTACAATGCATTCGGGACTAAAAGGGGTCTGTTTATCGCCGCCCTTACAAGATATCTAGATGATAAAAATGCGCAAGTGATCGCCATGCTTGAAAGCCCCGGATCAGTGAAGCAATCGGTTCGGCAGATCTTCCAGGAAAGCTTAAACGTTCTGAAAGACCCCGAACGTTCAAAGGCATGCTATATCATCAACAGCGCAATTGAACAAATTCCCCGCGATCCGGAGGTTGCCGAATACTTCGATAAGCAGACAAAGCAGTTGGAAACCGCCTTTTACAAAGCGCTTGTCCGAGCACAGTCACAGGGGGAACTAAAGAAGGGCCTCCATGATCTTTCAGCAGTTGCCCGTTTTTTGAATCAAACCCGGCTGTCGCTCACGTTTCAGGCGAAGTTAACGGGGGATTTTGATGCCCTTCAGGATCTGATCGATGTCAGCCTGTCTATTCTTGATTGA
- a CDS encoding nuclear transport factor 2 family protein: MTRAITDVMELFLQSMLEKDMEKWIQLWDQDAVFEHPYAPPVFPKKIEGKSAIYDYIKDFPEKIDIVRFTAPTIHQTAKSGYSAVEFECEGIVCETGLPYNQQYISLVNLKAGKIVHYKDYWNPLTVVKSFGGQLQTFL, translated from the coding sequence ATGACGCGTGCGATAACCGATGTGATGGAACTGTTTTTGCAGTCGATGCTTGAAAAGGATATGGAAAAGTGGATACAGCTTTGGGATCAAGATGCGGTGTTTGAGCATCCATACGCACCGCCGGTTTTTCCTAAAAAAATAGAAGGTAAGTCAGCGATTTACGATTATATAAAGGATTTTCCCGAAAAAATCGATATTGTCCGCTTTACAGCGCCGACTATTCATCAAACGGCAAAATCGGGCTATTCGGCTGTCGAATTTGAATGTGAAGGCATTGTGTGTGAGACGGGTCTTCCTTATAACCAACAGTACATCAGCCTTGTAAACCTTAAAGCGGGCAAAATTGTCCACTACAAAGATTATTGGAATCCTTTGACTGTCGTCAAATCGTTCGGAGGACAGCTGCAAACCTTTTTATAA
- a CDS encoding NmrA family NAD(P)-binding protein has product MKVGKKILITGGTGTTGSRIAKRLVHLGAGVRIASRRIPAITGAEHVYFDWNDQTTYKDALKNTDSLYLVAPVGVYEPSPIVLPFLEMASAFGVRRIVLLSAAIIDENGPVFGKLHHAVRRYVPEWAVLKPSYFMQNFDHQHGASIREKNEIVTASGDGKVGFIDADDIAEVAVRALLDQKPHNTSHILTGPEALSYAEAAAIIGRAAGRDIRHVNVEVSALRTRYIKAGLSPDYAGFMSELDEKIKNGKENRITDTVERITGKKPRSLADFANEHTGRWRLF; this is encoded by the coding sequence ATGAAAGTGGGAAAAAAAATATTGATTACCGGCGGAACCGGTACGACAGGGAGCCGAATCGCCAAAAGGCTCGTGCATTTGGGTGCCGGCGTCCGGATCGCAAGCCGGAGAATACCTGCAATTACCGGAGCAGAACATGTATATTTTGACTGGAATGATCAAACAACTTACAAAGACGCATTAAAAAACACGGACTCATTGTATTTGGTTGCGCCTGTCGGTGTATACGAACCGTCGCCAATCGTACTGCCTTTTTTGGAAATGGCATCGGCATTCGGCGTCCGCCGCATTGTCCTGCTCAGCGCTGCAATTATTGATGAAAATGGACCGGTTTTCGGGAAGCTTCATCACGCGGTCAGGCGATATGTTCCTGAATGGGCGGTGCTAAAGCCTTCATATTTCATGCAGAATTTTGACCATCAGCATGGCGCTTCGATTCGGGAGAAAAATGAAATCGTCACCGCATCAGGCGACGGCAAAGTCGGGTTTATAGATGCAGACGATATCGCTGAAGTAGCTGTGCGCGCATTGCTTGATCAAAAGCCGCATAATACGAGCCATATTTTGACCGGGCCGGAAGCCTTGAGTTATGCCGAAGCCGCGGCAATCATCGGCAGAGCGGCAGGCCGCGACATCAGACATGTCAATGTCGAAGTGTCCGCGTTGAGAACAAGGTATATAAAGGCAGGATTATCTCCCGATTATGCCGGCTTCATGTCGGAATTAGATGAGAAAATCAAGAACGGCAAAGAAAACCGCATCACGGATACAGTGGAACGCATCACGGGAAAAAAACCGCGTTCACTGGCTGATTTCGCTAATGAACACACCGGACGCTGGCGTCTGTTTTAA